A genomic region of Micromonospora sp. NBRC 110009 contains the following coding sequences:
- a CDS encoding sugar phosphate isomerase/epimerase family protein, protein MAGAGAAAAAVFSPLGPASVFSPSAASAGNGRLIPDGKLGTITYTQRDVPTRVGIAASAALGVSPTMGYLGGPEFPENPADLGPLVPLPGGWLELFAFLAGCGFKQIEFAGYGQNAANPGGAAPNPAPGGVTTAESRAAYLAYARTLRGFLDAYGLQAIGNHGFVPNTWYGPNSPGGTMSTQDYDRLQTELEFAAILGMPYMGTGSDPTSANNRNIEPWTVAGEKWEALNRISLQWGIHMYTHNHSPAYNFLQDGPLVTVTEDRVTGAPIAPTVVRAESGKRLMQHYLDVTSPDLVVVEMDVYWSHVAQHQWRWRYDENGKRVEDIFDPTAQVAKQTTRYALFHAKDGDATSQPDGVGDGYTMIPFGDPRSDIDYQGFYKNIGAKGYHNSNYEQDNAPGGNADPGQSLRFSKISAANMGAIRG, encoded by the coding sequence ATGGCCGGCGCAGGTGCGGCCGCGGCCGCCGTGTTCAGCCCGCTCGGCCCGGCATCGGTGTTCTCACCCAGCGCGGCGAGTGCCGGAAACGGGCGGCTCATCCCGGACGGCAAGCTGGGCACCATCACCTACACCCAGCGGGACGTGCCCACCCGGGTCGGCATCGCGGCGAGTGCGGCGCTCGGCGTCTCACCGACGATGGGCTACCTGGGCGGACCGGAGTTCCCCGAGAACCCCGCCGACCTCGGCCCGCTGGTGCCGCTGCCCGGCGGCTGGCTGGAGCTGTTCGCGTTCCTGGCCGGCTGCGGTTTCAAGCAGATCGAGTTCGCCGGCTACGGGCAGAACGCCGCGAACCCCGGCGGCGCCGCACCCAACCCCGCGCCGGGCGGAGTGACCACGGCCGAGTCGCGGGCGGCGTACCTGGCGTACGCGCGCACGCTGCGCGGCTTCCTCGACGCATACGGGCTGCAGGCGATCGGCAACCACGGGTTCGTCCCGAACACGTGGTACGGCCCGAACAGCCCCGGCGGCACCATGTCGACGCAGGACTACGACCGGCTGCAGACCGAGTTGGAGTTCGCGGCGATCCTCGGCATGCCCTACATGGGCACCGGAAGTGACCCGACGAGCGCCAACAACCGCAACATCGAGCCGTGGACGGTCGCGGGGGAGAAGTGGGAGGCCTTGAACCGGATCAGCCTCCAGTGGGGCATCCACATGTACACCCACAACCACTCGCCGGCGTACAACTTCCTCCAGGACGGTCCGCTGGTCACCGTCACCGAGGACCGGGTCACGGGCGCGCCGATTGCGCCGACCGTGGTACGCGCCGAGTCCGGCAAGCGGCTCATGCAGCACTACCTCGATGTCACGAGCCCCGACCTGGTCGTCGTCGAGATGGACGTCTACTGGTCCCACGTCGCGCAGCACCAGTGGCGGTGGCGCTACGACGAAAACGGCAAGCGGGTGGAGGACATCTTCGACCCGACCGCCCAGGTGGCGAAGCAGACGACGCGCTACGCGCTGTTCCACGCCAAGGACGGCGACGCCACTTCGCAGCCCGACGGGGTGGGCGACGGCTACACCATGATCCCCTTCGGCGACCCGCGGAGCGACATCGACTACCAGGGGTTCTACAAGAACATCGGCGCCAAGGGCTACCACAACTCCAACTACGAGCAGGACAACGCCCCGGGCGGCAACGCTGACCCCGGCCAGTCGCTCCGGTTCTCGAAGATCAGCGCCGCCAACATGGGCGCCATTCGGGGCTGA
- a CDS encoding ROK family protein has product MAEHFDVSRSAIAAEVGRLIGLRLVEEVEPVASRGGRRPAIIDLAGGVRFVGIAIGATSVSAAVTDGCLQVLAFERLQCDVRQGPEPVLELATELSRKLLRQLGVQQPLGVGVGVPGPVDFSRGILVSPPIMPGWGGYPVRDFLAQEFGCPAVMDNDVNVMALGEQHAGVAGKAENLLFVKIGTGIGCGIVANGDLYRGMNGCAGDMGHVPIADSEAHCGCGNTGCLEASFSGAALSRDALAAARSGSSPLLWELLDRHGTLTAVEVGRAARAGDAASVKLVRDGGRRVGQVLAGVVSFFNPELIVLGGGLTLLSHVLLAEIRAVIYRRSLPLATRSLPIMVSQVGQQGGVIGAARLVSEEVYRFSR; this is encoded by the coding sequence TTGGCCGAGCACTTCGACGTGTCACGCTCGGCGATCGCTGCTGAGGTTGGTCGCCTCATCGGGCTCCGCCTCGTCGAGGAGGTCGAGCCGGTTGCGTCGCGCGGGGGCCGTCGGCCGGCCATCATCGATCTTGCGGGCGGCGTCCGGTTCGTCGGCATCGCGATCGGTGCGACCTCCGTCTCCGCCGCCGTAACCGACGGCTGTCTGCAGGTGCTCGCCTTCGAGCGCCTGCAGTGCGACGTGCGTCAGGGCCCGGAACCCGTGCTCGAACTCGCGACCGAACTGAGCCGTAAGCTGCTCCGGCAGTTGGGTGTGCAGCAGCCCCTGGGCGTCGGCGTCGGCGTGCCCGGCCCGGTGGACTTCTCCCGCGGAATTCTGGTGTCGCCACCGATCATGCCCGGGTGGGGCGGTTACCCGGTCCGTGACTTCCTGGCCCAGGAGTTCGGCTGCCCGGCCGTGATGGACAACGACGTCAATGTCATGGCCCTGGGCGAACAGCACGCCGGTGTGGCCGGCAAGGCCGAGAACCTCCTGTTCGTCAAGATCGGTACTGGCATCGGCTGTGGCATCGTGGCGAACGGAGACCTGTATCGCGGCATGAATGGCTGCGCCGGGGACATGGGCCACGTTCCGATCGCGGACTCTGAGGCCCACTGCGGATGCGGCAACACGGGCTGCCTGGAAGCGTCCTTCAGCGGCGCCGCACTGAGCCGCGACGCACTTGCCGCAGCCCGATCGGGCAGCTCACCCTTGCTATGGGAACTTCTCGACCGCCACGGAACGCTGACGGCTGTGGAGGTGGGTCGAGCGGCCCGCGCTGGGGACGCCGCGTCGGTGAAGCTGGTACGCGACGGAGGACGACGCGTGGGTCAGGTCCTGGCGGGCGTGGTGTCATTCTTCAACCCGGAGCTCATCGTGCTTGGCGGCGGACTCACGTTGCTGAGCCACGTCCTGCTCGCCGAGATCCGCGCCGTGATCTACCGCCGCTCGCTGCCCCTCGCCACGAGAAGCCTGCCCATCATGGTGAGCCAGGTGGGCCAGCAAGGCGGAGTCATAGGCGCAGCCAGACTCGTCAGTGAAGAGGTCTACCGCTTCTCCCGCTGA
- a CDS encoding ROK family protein, whose translation MTQPEDRCVLAVDVGGTTIKGAVVGEDGTFRHSLTVPSRADDDPVKEVRSLCLQLRDDALALGTTPAAIGVVTPGLVDETAGVVRYAANLRFRDVPLRALVWDDLGLPVAVGHDARAAGVAEAVAGAANGLDNFLLLPLGTGIAAAVVVHGAPVPGATGSAGEVGHMPVYPGGEPCSCGQRGCLEVYASAGGLARRYARLGGTPGMDSRAIADAVATDPVAGAVWNDATQALGTALATLTLTLDPARIVLGGGLADAGALFFDPVRDALRAALAWRTPPPVLRSAFGAQAAQVGAAIMARRRAGLPVADGWGAPESRDR comes from the coding sequence GTGACGCAGCCCGAAGACCGGTGCGTCCTCGCCGTCGACGTCGGGGGGACCACCATCAAGGGGGCCGTGGTCGGCGAGGACGGGACGTTCCGGCATTCGCTGACCGTGCCGTCGCGGGCGGACGACGACCCGGTCAAGGAGGTGCGGTCCCTGTGCCTCCAGTTGCGCGACGACGCGCTCGCCCTCGGCACCACACCCGCCGCCATCGGCGTGGTCACGCCGGGCCTCGTCGACGAGACTGCCGGGGTGGTGCGGTACGCCGCGAACCTCCGGTTCCGCGACGTGCCGCTGCGCGCTCTCGTCTGGGATGACCTCGGACTACCGGTGGCGGTCGGGCACGACGCGCGGGCGGCCGGCGTGGCCGAGGCGGTGGCCGGAGCGGCCAATGGGCTGGACAACTTCCTGCTGCTACCGCTGGGCACCGGCATCGCGGCGGCGGTGGTGGTGCACGGCGCGCCGGTGCCGGGCGCGACCGGCTCGGCCGGCGAGGTCGGCCACATGCCGGTCTACCCCGGCGGGGAGCCGTGCAGTTGCGGGCAGCGGGGATGCCTGGAGGTGTACGCCTCCGCCGGCGGGCTGGCCCGCCGCTATGCCCGACTCGGCGGAACCCCGGGGATGGACAGCCGAGCCATCGCCGACGCGGTAGCCACCGATCCGGTCGCCGGCGCCGTCTGGAACGACGCCACCCAGGCGCTGGGGACCGCCCTGGCCACCCTCACCCTGACTCTCGACCCGGCCCGCATCGTTCTCGGCGGTGGGCTCGCCGACGCGGGCGCGCTCTTCTTCGACCCGGTACGCGACGCTCTACGCGCGGCCCTCGCCTGGCGGACCCCGCCCCCGGTGCTGCGCTCCGCCTTCGGTGCCCAGGCCGCGCAGGTCGGCGCCGCCATCATGGCCCGTCGGCGGGCCGGCCTGCCCGTTGCTGACGGCTGGGGCGCACCGGAGTCGCGCGACCGCTGA